A window of the Pararge aegeria chromosome 2, ilParAegt1.1, whole genome shotgun sequence genome harbors these coding sequences:
- the LOC120632176 gene encoding proteasome inhibitor PI31 subunit translates to MSSDPLFGWDLTFKTVEKDIKQKSDVVIAFIHWNLTKRGFRNVGIGDEHTLTGDESRSELLPAGWNDGENYTLRYVFEEKLYILHGLNTDGNLIVNLMRSVDLAVSNIAVKIEETVNKTSGSIDQLLPGHKEFMHNIKRDLIETIIDRPTSTAQTQTVPNTSNSYRNPNDDPLRVTPRPMPGVVPENPNLWDLPPSDLRNVGRSDLDPFAPPGGGMLFNPFSPGRDIENPGLGIPGGLPRGSVPPGARFDPFGPPGVGPMPGRRPPPPDADHFPPPGFSDNMFM, encoded by the exons ATGTCGTCTGATCCTTTGTTTGGATGGGACTTAACTTTCAAGACGGTTGAAAAAGATATCAAACAAAAATCTGATGTTGTTATTGCCTTCATTCATTGGAATTTAACGAAAAGAGGTTTTCGTAACGTCGGTATTGGTGATGAG CACACTCTTACAGGAGATGAGTCAAGAAGTGAGCTGCTGCCCGCAGGTTGGAATGACGGTGAAAATTATACACTGCGCTATGTGTTTGAAGAGAAACTGTATATATTGCATGGCCTGAATACCGATGGAAACCTCATTGTGAATTTAATG AGATCAGTAGACTTGGCAGTTTCtaatattgcagtcaagatAGAAGAGACAGTAAATAAGACGAGCGGTTCAATAGACCAACTGCTACCAGGTCACAAGGAATTCATGCATAATATCAAAAGAGATCTGATCGAAACTATCATAGACAGACCAACTAGCACAGCCCAGACACAGACTGTACCAA ATACTTCAAACAGTTACAGAAATCCTAATGATGATCCACTCAGGGTGACACCAAGACCTATGCCTGGAGTTGTTCCTGAAAATCCTAACTTGTG GGATTTGCCGCCTTCTGATTTGCGAAATGTCGGCCGATCTGATCTGGACCCATTTGCGCCGCCCGGTGGTGGAATGCTCTTCAACCCGTTCAGCCCTGGCAGGGATATAGAAAATCCAGGATTAGGCATTCCTGGTGGACTGCCTAG AGGCTCAGTACCTCCAGGAGCTCGGTTCGATCCGTTCGGCCCGCCAGGCGTGGGTCCCATGCCCGGCCGGCGTCCCCCACCACCTGACGCCGATCACTTTCCTCCCCCTGGATTTAGCGATAACATGTTTATGTAA